The DNA region CCATTGTTTCACTCCAACTTTTATTCTAACATCACtcaattaattagttaaaatatatttttattttaaattattattatttttattattatatattaatatcttttaaatatttttatcaaaaaaaaattaactcctCAAAACTATcacaaatcattattttttaaatagttcggATTATTTACAAAATCCTAAATCCAAACAAGCCCATACCAGTctctctcaaaaaaaaaataaacttcaaaAGTTGAAAGTTTTTGGATTAACTTAATAGCAGCTAGCTAGCTTCCACCGACGTTGATCAATATGTAAAGTGCTAAAGTCATTTTCATTAACATTAATGATCGAAGCTCCTAACTATAATATGTTTAGAACCCTCAATTTTGGATGATCCATTTATAGGATAATTTTAACCTCTAAACAAAGTCGGTGATGCAAGATTAATATGTCCTATAGTTATTGGCTGATTGAAATATCCCACTATGGATATAGCtggaaatataaattaaataaaaaacaaagtaTTTCTCATAAAATTTTATGTCACCATCCAATTTTGTgtaatgtttttgaaaaaataaaataaaattgtacatGTGGCTGTCCAAATTCAAACTTAGAATACATAAAAGTCGGTATCTAATATTgtgtaatttgtatttttagttGGATCGACACTACAGAAACATGGTTTAAATATACCCAATTATAGGTTTAGGAATACCCTTGTAAAACTTGGTGGGttactaattaatttgaaaGGAATGAGAGGATCTCGtcaattatgatatttttaaggGTGTGatttataactttaaaattaatattagaattagaattgagTTAAGTTCTTAAGTTTAGTATaccttttaatattaagaattataattataattaaaatcttaatgAAATTCAATctaatgtaattttatagtCCCAATTCCACTTTTTTTAGctaaaaattgtaatttaattttttttaatatttttacaaacaaaaataatttattgttttatcatttaaaacacgattaaattttcaatcgataattttcttttctaattaaaaagGTTAGCTtgttgaattaatattttgcttttgaatttatgaaattaaaatgtcgaattgatattttttttgaattgataaagttaacattttgaatcgatattttgttaataaaaattaaaattaaaaaatcttttcaTCTTCATGACATTTGAGCTATAATAATTAGTTGtgtcaaacaatattttaataaaatagataatatatattaaatttatttttattatatatttatttgtattaaattaacttccaattagttaaaaaaatataatgtcacGATgctagaatataaaaaaaaaagatagtggaaaataaaatttccaGTAGTGTTTTATCATCCCAATTTGTGGGTTCATTAATAGGGTAAATGGTGGACTAAACTTTAAAGTGAGGTGACAAAACATAATCGGTCTAATGTCTTGTATAGATTCAATAACTTCTTTTTGGTGCATAAAAAATGACAGAGACTACATTTTGATATCTGACTCGAAAAGGACATTGTGTCATTGATCGTAATGATTCTGGAAGACGCTTTGGATCCGTTTTCAAGAAAAGAGACATCAGAGTTAATCTTTATCTATCTAATATCCGACGGTGTCCAACGCATAACAACTCTTGGGAAAGTTTCAGCTTGATAAATacccttattatttttttaattaaaatagtctCAAACATCATTTAGACTAAATTGATATactaaaatcaagaattttgatttatcaaacaaaaagaTGAAGATGAGAGGTCTATTTTTCTATAGATTCAAACATAAAGTGACAATAAAACTattgttaaaacaaatatttgaggTAGCGCAGTTTTTATCAAAAGTCTCAAGTAACTATGGGCATCTAACAATGAGTGTTCAATGATTTTCATATTGGAAGAACACCTATGACAGATAGGGTATTACGAGATTTGTCACCGAAAACAATTCTCAAGGGTTGGGAGAGCATCATGGCAAGCTTTCCAAAGAAAATTCACAATTTTTGGTGGAAATTTAAGACTTCAAATAGCCTTTCAAAGTCTCAAGTGCacttgagatgatgatgggGTCTTGATCTAGAAGATTGATGACTTTTAAGTGCACTATATTTAGATCTCATCAAATACACCTCATTGGAATTGAGATTAATtacaattcaataattttttcaaacatatgaATTGAATTATAGTTCAATatcagttttaaaaaaattaaaattataattccatTGCCAATTTCAATTTCACTCGTACAAACATAACTTaaaagaattttataatttaaaatactattttcTTCCTATTCTCTCAATGCAATTATTAACCTATTTGACAAGTTTAGAAGACAATATGTATTTTGCACTTATTTCTTGTCTTTTGACatttttgttcattttgtgTGACTTTATTTTCGACTCACTCACCTTTAAACAAatcattataaaataacattttgttaAATAACGTTAAAACAATCATTTTTGCTTCGTATCCCACTCAGCAAACAATCAATTGGACTAAAATTATTTGAGGAAAATTACCTTTTATTTACACTAAGTTTTAACCTTGTCTTTTAacacttttgtttatttttgacTCACTTATAGTTTAAacaaatcattataaaaaaaacatattgttaaaaaaacttaaaaataatccTTTTTGCTTCCCGTCCCACTCAGCCTACAATCAAGAacagtttcccaaactaactttgtttggcgttcactttcccaaagtaacctagtttgttcatttatttccaaactaacctagtttactattcaaactcagtttttttattttttattttttatttgtttttacctttcaaatttattatatatatatatatatatatttaaattattatttatataaactaaattatttatattttgatttattatttatattttaatatatatatatatatttacatttcaaatttaatatatatatatatatatatatatatatatatatatatatatatatatatatatatttacatatatatacgTGGCAGTATGATTTTCATctccataaatttattttttttactattcaaattattatttttgacaacttttcattcaaattattttttatatttattaggttgtcttttattaaaataattttgacaacttttcattttaatataatttcacaataaaaattttatcaatttttattgtgTTGTCTTCCTAAAAATatgtcttaaattaattaaccattaaatatttatattaaaatataaataattaaatttataaaaaaaaaataatttaaattataaatcaaaaaatataaataattaaatttataaaaataataatttaaaatatatatcaaaatataaataatttagtttatataaataataatttaaatatatatatctatatatatatatatataataaatttgaaatgtaaaaaatttgaaatgtaaaaaaaaaaaataagtttgaatattaactaggttagtttgagaataaatgaacaaattaggttagtttgggaaaatgaACGCCAAACAAGATTAGTTTGGAAAgctgttataaaaaaaaaacatatggttaaaaaacttaaaaataatactttttgcTTCCCGTCCCACTCAGCCTACAATCAATTAGACGAACGTTATGTGATGAAAATTACCTCTTATTTACAAGAAAGGTGCTTTAACCTTGTCTTTTCCCACATAACTTTCTCATTGGGAATCTCAATTGTGTCCATCAATGTTTCAACAAAATCAAGCTTTTGTTGCTAttgaaattatgaaaattttaattatttagtgaaaatatttaaagttataatttaGTTGATATGATTAAAGAAATAATAGTTAAAAAGATTCAAtgggtttttctttttaagaaaaaaagaagtgaAATAAAATGGATTAGTTACAAGATAGCTGCAtgatcatttttattcaatataccATATATCATATTACATAGCttcaacattaattaattaaaagtctTACATCATCAATagttcttaataatattttatttctccaCCAAATGGAATAAAATAGATTGCCAAGTCTTAATTGTTCTTGCTTCACCACCAACCAATAAAGCAATACTAAACTCTAAGACCATACCCACCAGTTCAATGTTTCTCCCTGTTCAGTCTCCTCTTCCACCGCCGCCATCACCGGAATTTCATCGGAGAAGTAATTCCGTCCATCATCACTGCCGTCATCTTCCTCAGTAGCTGCCCCACATCCAACCGTATGATAATCTTCACTCATAAAGTATGAATCACCACTATCCATCAATTGACGACCATCTTCATCCACAATCGAACTTCCAACACTGCCCGAGCTCAGACGATCTTCAACCTTAAAATGATCATCGTTTTTCACGACAGAAACCGCCTCCACAACCGCAACCGCTTCTTCCGATTGCAACTTCTCAACCAAGGCCATCACCTGTATCAGTTTAACAAGTTAAAGtttcatttaattaaacaaatttccAACCTTTTTAATTACCTCAGCTTTAAGCCTTTCATTCTCCTTAAGAACAGAGTCATAATCAGATTGTAGAAAATCAAAAGATGACTTAAGATGATCATAGTCCTTCTCGAGCTGTTTGTTCTTCCACCTGGCTCGTCGGTTTTGAAACCAAACAGCCACTTGTCTTGTCTGAAGGCCCAACTTTTTAGCCAACTGGGTTTTCCTCTCTGGCTCCAGTTTGTTCTCTTCTTCAAAACTCTTCTCCAGCAAGTGCACCTTTTTTTTCATAAGAAACcaagtatttatattattactcatgacttttaaaatcaaattactTAATCATATCATGCATGAAGAACTGGGTATGATTTGAAAAGGAAACACGAATCTAATTGCTTTTTAGCTAAGAGAATTTGATACCTGATATGGTTTTGGATTTGATGTGTATATAGAATTGTATAGAAGAACATGTGCTTATTAATATGAATATGCTTTCAaggaatttaattaatttcaaggGTCCCATCTTTAAGATTCCCATTAACTTTaagtttagatattttttaagCCTAACCTATCATCATTAACTTCACTTAAACAATTTTTCTTATGTCTTGGTGGTAGAACTATGAGTTCCATTTCTCctcttttttatgtttttgtggGTAGAACTATGAGTTCCGTTTCTCCTTTCTCCAGGGAGAAGGAAGATGATATCCAACTCTTGTTGTCGTTAAACTAGAAACAAGAGGAGacttaaacttaaaacgttttagaTGTGCATCAAACTTGTAACATTTGATCTCTTAAAAATCAttcttaaaaatcattattGTCACTTGAACTACCTTAATGAGTTAACTCGGttcttaaaaaac from Impatiens glandulifera chromosome 5, dImpGla2.1, whole genome shotgun sequence includes:
- the LOC124940669 gene encoding homeobox-leucine zipper protein HAT5 — protein: MEPVRLFFGSSSPGNTFFIGNNDPLFRGINSGMNMEQASKRRPFFSSPEELLDEDYYDEQIPDQKKRRLTADQVHLLEKSFEEENKLEPERKTQLAKKLGLQTRQVAVWFQNRRARWKNKQLEKDYDHLKSSFDFLQSDYDSVLKENERLKAEVMALVEKLQSEEAVAVVEAVSVVKNDDHFKVEDRLSSGSVGSSIVDEDGRQLMDSGDSYFMSEDYHTVGCGAATEEDDGSDDGRNYFSDEIPVMAAVEEETEQGETLNWWVWS